The following is a genomic window from Anopheles aquasalis chromosome 3, idAnoAquaMG_Q_19, whole genome shotgun sequence.
cgttgctgctgctgatcctgtTTTGTTCCGCCATGCAAATCACCGCACATCACGTGGCATGGATTTCTGCTGCCTTAGTTCAAGCATTACGCTCGCTGCACGTGACTCACGTGGAACTAAATCAAGCCTAATCCGAACCGCCTACCGTATTAGTGACTGGCCGCGTGTGGAGGATGGAATTTTCCACTACAATGGACCTTTCGTCCATCTATAAAGCTGTCATAAGTCGGTCAAGTGAAGTAGCGGTAACAGATAAGGTTGTGCATTGTGCAGTCGTAGCAATTTGTCTCTAACAGCGGAGCCGTTTTTCTTGCGATCACATATTCTGTCCATCCATCAAGGTTGATCACGTGATACGCATACAACAGCTGATCCATAGACCATCTGTTGTCTTTGCTATGCAAGTGCATTATGCTGATGATCGCTGTATTGAGCTGGTACGATGGCACCACTATTCGTGCGTCACTTGCTGTTTGTAGCACGTGTACGCGGTCCAACACTCCGTGAAGGGCAAACGACTTTCTGCtacggtttgttgttggtccaCAGCGTTTCTATTAGCATTTACTGGTAGTTGTTTGCTTGGAATTGTAACGACGGAAGCGACTATAGCGAGACCGTTCAAACTAACATCGAGATAAGGAGCTTTCATTCATGGTAGCGGCAGACGTTGCTAGACAGACTAGTTTTGAAAACAGGAACTGGTGCTGGGCCGTTATTCTTTGGGGGAAAAATGCGTCTAGATAAATACGGAATTTTCTACACCCTTGGAAACTTTCCATTCGCTGGAAGATGGATTATTATTTATCTCTCGCAACCCACACCGTCAGCCCATGACGAGGTGATAATGGGTGTCATCGCTCGCCACACTAATCACTCCATCAAAaccatttcttcgcttcatcACGGGGCCACGCATcgaccatgatgatgagcgtGAATCGCGAAAGTGATAAACATGATTTCAAGTACCAGTCACTcgtgttttttattttattatcgaTGTACGATGAACCGAGAAGAGGGAGGCAGTTGGCAATCACATTATAAGCTTTCAGACGTGATTGACGCCTTATGTGGTGCATTTTAGAGAAGGTTGATGGACGAAAATGCCCATACCATTGTGATTTTGGTTAACACTGATTATTAGCTGCCTTGTGATGCCGCGTCATAAGCCAGGCACATGTTCAGATGACGCGATTCCAAAATAGTAATGTGAGTCATTGTGTTGTGCCTCCACGATACAACATGGTAATAAGATCAACGCGTCTACGTCCTCCACTAATTTAGTGGCTGCTGACGTAATGTTGCTTCAAGATTCTACCAAAGCGATGAGCCAGTTTCGTCACATTCTGGACGCTAATTTCAATCCAGACCATGCTGATAATCGGACACAACTCCACTGATCTCACAAATCCAACTACAGCGTCCCTTTGCGCGTGTGGCAATTGTCGCATCATTCCAACGAGCGCTGATAagcttcaccaccaacaactcTTCGCTATGCCAGTGATCGCTAATCTTtcgagcaaacagcagcatcatggcaGCTACTTTAACAGCGAGCATTTGTCTGTGAGTATATGGTTTTGCTATAAATAAGAAACGTTCGGATTGAGATACCTATTCACCTTCGGACACACTTTCACGCTAGACTCCTGCTTCTGGCGGGAATCAGTAGCGATGCAGCACGCAGCTCAACCAAGGGTGCCACCCAGCGGTACCATCTCGAGTGGAATCGAATGCAGGAAACGGATCAGTCGTGGCGATGCTGGACCGAAGGCTACCGTCCTAACGCTGCCAATGCAAACAAAGTGCACGAGACAACCAATGGGACGGAAGCGGAACTGAGACGTATTCTCGGATTTAATCAGTCCACCACGGTGCTCTTTATGGCGAACAGCAATTCCGACAATCAGAATCTGCGCACCGAGTTCACCATCACCCCGAACAGGATGGTACGCCTGACGCTGGATAATGTAGGGCTGGAGAGGCTAGAGATTGGTCCGTTTATTGGTAATGAGAACGATTGCCGGTTGGCTGACTTGACGGTGCCACGGAACCGTTTGAGTGAGGTTCCGCAAGGGCTGGATAGATTGACCGTACTTCGGAAGCTCGATATGCGCCAGAATGCCCTAGTTCGCTTCCCACTGGATCAGCTCAGCAGGGCTACGCAATTGAAGCGACTACTGTTGGCTCATAATCAGTTGGAAGCATTCGTAACTGAGGACCTGGTCTCGTTTGAGGCGCTCCAAGAGCTGGATCTATCGCATAATCGACTCAAGGCGCTAGATTCGACCCGTTGGAGTGCTCCCGTGTTAGCTTCCTTCCACGTGGATCATAATCGTATGCTGACCGCAATCGACGGTTGGTCCAAGACCCGGTTTCCGTTGGTGCGAGGGTTCGACCCGGCAGGTACGAACAATTGGAACAAAACGTGGCTCAAATCTGTGCAGTAGCTTGGGTCCTCGGAGTAACCCAGATTACAAAGGAATGAATTTCCCCCCATTCGCTCTCTAGAATATCTATTATTATTGATTCTTAGGCAGTGTTTCCATGGTTTGAACAAGGACGAGGCTTGGTGACTCCCCAAGGgagaagcaaataaatagaaataaaaatcaaaccatcCTATTGATTTAACAATCTTTGCTTGGCATTTCCCTATGGTTGCGGTTGCAGCCATTATCggtttataaataaataagccACAACAGCCATTGCGTCCACGTGGACGTGACTGTTTAATGGTAAAGGCTGTTGGCAACATACCACAGGTAAGCAGCATGAAGCAACTGCAGCCGAGTCCTCGAAGGGAAGAACATGAAGTGCTACTGTTTGTTTCTGCAGTGAACCCACCAACTGGGACGGGGAACGACTGCATTCCGATCGATAAATAGGACAAAAGTGGTGCGCCATTCGCCCTCAGACCAAGTGTCCCCATTACGCGAAGGTGAATGACATTCAAACGGGACACgcgaggatgaggatgaggatttCAGGAGGAGCCTTTTGCGGTGATTGATTAGTCTTGCGTCAGCGATAGCGACACAGAATATCAACGAAAGGGCTTTGAATGCTTACCTTTGCTTAAAGACGGTTCAAGGCAATAGATCCTTGAGGTTCAAGGCGTCTCGCTGATATGTGACTTAGCACTCGTACCTTCTTCGGAGTAGGAGTAGTGGAAACTGGTGTACTGCTCTCAGTGGTACGATTTCGTAGAATggagcacacaacacacgcaatCGCACACTTTAATGtttattgatatttttaaCGTAAAATATTAACTcacaatttaaataaatcaGAATCACTATCAACGGCTCGACCATTTTCGCTGACAccatttcctgctgctgttgctctaaTGTTATCAAGGACGTGGCTCCGCCTTAGACTGCAGGATCACAAGGATTTCGAGGCCACCATAGCGTCTGCCCACGAGGACGAAGTCACCTTacggtgtgagtgtgtgtcccCGAACTTCTGTTCCCTAGGTTAAGGTTCTACGACCAAAGGACATCAACGCAGATCGATAGCGAAAAATTTCAcaacttcacttcacttcatcTCCTTGGTGGGGTTTATTGAGGGTTTATAAAAAACACTAAACTTAGCAGCAAACACTACAAGCACAggttctaaaaaaaaaaaaggggagccaCTCAGTGGCGGTACTCGGTACGGAGAATTGAAAAActgaggagaaagaaaaatgccCCCGCAATCAGTGTTGCAAGGGGATGCTTGAAAAGTGcctcttttccttttgaatTGCCTCCAGATGGTCTAGCTTCTGCTGGTAGGTAGGTctggttccctttttcctctggCGTACTAAGAGCAGAGCGCCCTGTTGGCGTTGCTGCCCGAGAAAAACTAAACCAGAGATGAGTTTTCCCTCGTAGAGGAAGCAGTAGCTCTGCCGCTTTTCACCCTCCTGGGTAGTGGGAAAACTCTCACCAAAggatggtttgtggtggttctttctctctctctcgcgactATGCTCTCTGAATTTTCCTCAGCCGCTGGCGCTACCGACTAGACGACCAGACGGACGGTATCGTCGCTTGTTGCCTGGTGGAAATAATGTGAGACATGTTGCCTGCGTTCCCTCTTTTCCTGTATCCATTCCCTTCGCGGCGAGTCTGGTTTTTTTACATTCCACGGTTAATACAACAATTCGTAAGCATGCGCTATACCCTGCCAAACGGGGAAACACGCGTTACGTTAGTCATCGAGACCTACGTGCTTCCCGCGGTGGCCGAGCGGCACCGGCTAGTTGACGAGTTCCCGGAGAAACAGCACCGCATGAACAATAGATGAGCGTCATGCTGTtgggataaaaataaatctgcCCTGTGGTGCGTAATGTCGGTAGCGATAGAGACTCACGCTCCAAGGACTCCCGAAGTGACCTCCGAAGTGATTACATAGATGGTGGGTTGATTGACGCAAGAGCGGCTCATTTGAAGACTTGTAATTCCTTGATCGATGATAGTCCAATTTACGTAAAAGGTTACATCCACCGAGACGTTCTACCTGCGTAACGGGCAGACAATCGAACTGATGAGGTACTATGTTTAATTGAGACATAAGTAAAGGTGATATAAACTTTTTTTACATAATCAAGCATAACTGAAAATAATTATTTCCTTTATCGGTCCCACGAATGTTGCAAGAAGACGCTTATAAGTAGAGTATGCAAAGATTCACTCTCACTAACTATCTAAGAGGTACCTGGGAAGtattttttcacaaaacttaaaaaaatatgttctaCCAACCACTTAACGAtccgtttaaaaaa
Proteins encoded in this region:
- the LOC126578531 gene encoding uncharacterized protein LOC126578531 yields the protein MAATLTASICLLLLLAGISSDAARSSTKGATQRYHLEWNRMQETDQSWRCWTEGYRPNAANANKVHETTNGTEAELRRILGFNQSTTVLFMANSNSDNQNLRTEFTITPNRMVRLTLDNVGLERLEIGPFIGNENDCRLADLTVPRNRLSEVPQGLDRLTVLRKLDMRQNALVRFPLDQLSRATQLKRLLLAHNQLEAFVTEDLVSFEALQELDLSHNRLKALDSTRWSAPVLASFHVDHNRMLTAIDGWSKTRFPLVRGFDPAGTNNWNKTWLKSVQ